Below is a window of Pseudomonadota bacterium DNA.
ACCTGAACAATTACGCTCCTGTTTCTTTCTCTGTTGTCAAAGTCAATAAAAACTATCTGCTGCCAGGTGCCAAGCGTAAGTTCTCCATTTACCAAGGGGATCGAAAGCGAGGGTTTCATTAAAGCCGCCCGGACATGGGAGAATCCGTTCCCGTCACCCCAGCGCATGTTGTGTTCATAATCCGTATTTGAAGGAACAATCTTCTCAAGTACTTTTTTCAGGTCATTTATAACTCCTGATTCGTATTCTATAGTTGTAATTGTGCCTGTGGACCCCGGACAGAAAACCGTAACAAGACCATTTATGATTTTTGAATTGCCGATTATATTAATTATTTTAACCATAATATCGATTGTATCCCCAAGACCTTTTGTTTTTATTTGAAATTGTTCTGTATATACCATAATCTTCTCCTTTCTTTATGCTGTTTGTTGTGCATTTTCCCAGGTTTTCTCTTTGTCGGTTGGACGGCATGGAAGAAATGTCCATATACGGCGCTCTGCTTCGCCTTGCGATCCTCCGACGTACATTCAGTACGCCTGCGGCCTGCAAAGCTTACAGCCCATCCGTATCTGAGCCATTTCTTCCATGCCGTCAACCACTCAACCCGGATTCACATATACGCTTATGTGAATCCGGAATAAAGAAGGGGGGTGAGTTTCTTAATTTTCATTTCTATTTTCTACCTCCCCCTAATTTATCTTTGTAGAGGCTTTCCTTTGATTAATCTTCATACCAATTTATCATGAAACTTTTAACAAAAAACGATGTACCTTCCGAAGAAAATATAAAGCTTTTCTTACCTAACCTCAAACAAATAAATTTAATTTTCCAGAAAAACTGAGGTTATAATGAACTATCTTACCACAAGCTGACTGGGTGTCAGAGCGGTTTTACAGCCACACCCAATGAAAACTGAGTAAACTCCAATAATCATGAGGTTTGTATATTATCAAGTTAAAATATTCAAAAAACTTTTAAATTTTCAATTATTGCGTTGGAGGGCACAGGGTGCGACAGAGTGCGGGGCACCCGCTTGTGGGTCATGAGTATTTTTGCTCGACTTAAGCTCGCAATTAAATCATTTCAATCATGCCGTTGAAAGTTCAAAGGAAAAACCCGAAGAAAACAAAATTAGCTAAACTACACAATACAATGATAAACTTTTGACAATACCAAATTTATATCTTGGGTTAAATATTATGAAAGAGAACGATACAAAGATATCAAGTGATGTTTTAAATGCCCAGCAGGAACATTGGGAGAAGATGTTTTCAGAAAAGATTGACATGTTCGGAGTTGATCCGAGCTATCCTGCCCGCAGAGCAAATGAACTGCTTCAAAAAGAAGGTAAAATAAAAATCCTGGAGCTTGGAGGCGGTCAGGGGCGTGACGCCCTCTTTTTCGCGGGTAAAGGTTTTCATGTAAGTGTTCTCGATTACAGTGCAGAAGGACTACTGGCAATCAGGGAAAGAGCGCAAAATGCCGCTATCTCGCAGTCCATTACAACGTTACAGCATGACATCAGGCAGTCTCTTCCCTTTGAAGATGAATCATTTGAATGCTGCTTTTCCCACATGCTGTTTTGTATGGCCCTGACAACTACTGAGCTTGAATTCCTCTCACAGGAAATCGGCCGGGTACTTAAGCCAGGAGGATTAAACATATACACAGCCAGAAATGTCAACGATGCCCATTACAGGACAGGAATCAACCGCGGTGAAGATATGTGGGAAGTCGGGGGTTTTGTTGTCCACTTTTTTGACAGGGAAAAGATGAAACATCTGGCAAAAGGATATGATATAATTAACGTCGAGGAATTCGAGGAAGGAGATCTCCCAAGAAAACTTTTTCTTGTTATCCTAAGAAAACATGGTACCGTCTAAAGAAAGGTTTAGGTATAAACACGGCATTGCCGAAAGTTAAATGATAAAATCGGGGGATATAGAGCGAAGTATAGGAAATGAAGAAATCTTTCTTCATTTCCGCCGGATTAGCATCAGCGAGTAAAGACTGCTGCTAATCCGACATGACTGGGCAACGGCATGTCGGGTAAGGTTTCATTGCGAGGACAGTATCGAGCAAAATGTTCAGGTTTGGATGGGCTGTAAGTTTTGCAGGCTGGAGACAGGGGTTATATGGTAAGTATTGTTTTAGCCGGGGACCCACGAGCAGCTAATTATATAAAAAGCAGCCATTTGTCACGTGGGTGGCAAACGCCGGAGGATCGCAAGACGCAGCAGACCGCCAAAGATGGACATTATCGAACATGCCGTTGACCGACAAAGAAAAAACCCTTAGCAACATTAGATGATAAAACACTACAAGGGTGCAAAAATGAAATACAGGATATTTAAAAACATTTAGCATGAGAATGAACAGTGAAAAGCGTCTTGCAATAACTTTTTTGGTGACAGTCCTTATACTGGCTGCTGAGGTAGTTGGCGGTTATTTAAGCAACAGCCTTGCCCTATTAAGTGACGCCGGGCACATGGTTACAGATGCCCTGGCAATAGCCCTGGGCCTTGTTGCTGCCCGCATAAGCAGAAAGCCGTCGGATAAAAATGCCACCTTCGGCTACCACAGGGTCGGCCTTCTGGCAGCGCTCATCAATGGGTTGAGCCTTCTTGTCATCGCTGTCCTCATCTTTCATGAATCCTACGAAAGGTTTATGTCTCCTCCGAGAATAGATATACCTGTAATGCTCGGCATCGCTGTTTTCGGTCTTATTGGCAACCTTATTATGGCTTTTATCCTCGGTCGCAGCCATGAAGATCTCAACCTTAAAAGCGTCTGGCTGCATGTCCTCGGTGATACGCTTTCTTCCATTGGTGTTATTATCTCAGGCATCATTATCTATCTCACGGGGTGGACTTATACCGATCCTATTGCAAGCGTCCTTATCGGGGGTATTATTATCTGGGGAGGTATAAGACTGGTCCGGGATACAATCTCTATTTTTCTTGACCTGACCCCGAGAGGTTTTAATGTGGAAATACTGGCAAAAAAAATTATTGATATGCACGATGTCATAGACGTACATGATGTCCATCTCTGGCCTGTAGCCCACAATCACGTTGCCTTTTCAGCCCATGTTCTGGTAAATGACAAGACCTTAAGCGAGGTTGAGACAACAAAGATGAATATTGAAGCAATGCTTAGAGAAAACGGGATTGACCACAGTACACTTCAGA
It encodes the following:
- a CDS encoding secondary thiamine-phosphate synthase enzyme YjbQ, giving the protein MVYTEQFQIKTKGLGDTIDIMVKIINIIGNSKIINGLVTVFCPGSTGTITTIEYESGVINDLKKVLEKIVPSNTDYEHNMRWGDGNGFSHVRAALMKPSLSIPLVNGELTLGTWQQIVFIDFDNRERNRSVIVQVIGE
- a CDS encoding class I SAM-dependent methyltransferase; translated protein: MKENDTKISSDVLNAQQEHWEKMFSEKIDMFGVDPSYPARRANELLQKEGKIKILELGGGQGRDALFFAGKGFHVSVLDYSAEGLLAIRERAQNAAISQSITTLQHDIRQSLPFEDESFECCFSHMLFCMALTTTELEFLSQEIGRVLKPGGLNIYTARNVNDAHYRTGINRGEDMWEVGGFVVHFFDREKMKHLAKGYDIINVEEFEEGDLPRKLFLVILRKHGTV
- a CDS encoding cation diffusion facilitator family transporter, which gives rise to MNSEKRLAITFLVTVLILAAEVVGGYLSNSLALLSDAGHMVTDALAIALGLVAARISRKPSDKNATFGYHRVGLLAALINGLSLLVIAVLIFHESYERFMSPPRIDIPVMLGIAVFGLIGNLIMAFILGRSHEDLNLKSVWLHVLGDTLSSIGVIISGIIIYLTGWTYTDPIASVLIGGIIIWGGIRLVRDTISIFLDLTPRGFNVEILAKKIIDMHDVIDVHDVHLWPVAHNHVAFSAHVLVNDKTLSEVETTKMNIEAMLRENGIDHSTLQIECASINCDDGFYCQGKPDNHNKEHNHNH